From a single bacterium genomic region:
- a CDS encoding nucleotidyl transferase AbiEii/AbiGii toxin family protein: protein MIPRANITAWRTHAPWPANEQVEQDLVLSRALVAMFSAEAVAAQAVFRGGTALHKLFLGAGRRYSEDIDLVQRDAGPIGELIGAIRGALDPWLGIPQWKQAQGRFTLIYRYETTFPPVATMRLKVEINTREHFAVLPIEQYPFVVENPWFSGTAALPVYHLDELLGTKMRALYQRRKGRDLFDLWVALRAGGATSARIVECFQRYMAHDGLTVSRAEFEANLTAKIRTATFREDIRPLVSADVAYDPAVAVQLVQRELLARLPGEPWKGLDR from the coding sequence TTGATCCCACGCGCCAACATCACTGCATGGCGTACCCACGCACCGTGGCCCGCCAACGAGCAGGTCGAACAGGACCTGGTGCTTTCGCGCGCGCTGGTCGCCATGTTCTCGGCGGAGGCCGTGGCCGCTCAGGCCGTCTTCCGCGGGGGCACGGCCTTGCATAAGCTCTTCCTCGGCGCGGGAAGGCGCTACTCGGAGGATATCGACCTTGTCCAGCGTGACGCGGGCCCCATCGGCGAGCTGATCGGCGCGATTCGCGGTGCCCTGGACCCGTGGCTGGGAATCCCGCAGTGGAAGCAGGCCCAGGGGCGCTTCACCCTTATCTACCGCTACGAGACGACGTTTCCGCCGGTCGCGACCATGCGGCTGAAGGTCGAGATCAACACCCGGGAGCACTTCGCCGTTCTGCCCATTGAGCAGTACCCGTTCGTGGTGGAAAATCCGTGGTTCAGCGGAACTGCCGCTCTCCCGGTGTACCACCTCGACGAACTGTTGGGGACGAAGATGCGCGCACTCTACCAGCGCAGGAAGGGACGCGACCTGTTCGACCTCTGGGTGGCCCTGCGGGCAGGAGGCGCCACGAGCGCCCGTATCGTCGAGTGTTTCCAGCGCTACATGGCTCACGACGGCCTGACGGTATCGCGCGCCGAGTTCGAGGCGAACCTGACTGCAAAGATCAGAACCGCCACATTCCGGGAAGACATCCGGCCCCTCGTCTCGGCCGACGTCGCCTACGATCCGGCGGTCGCAGTGCAACTGGTTCAACGCGAATTGCTCGCGCGATTGCCAGGGGAGCCGTGGAAGGGGCTGGATCGATGA
- a CDS encoding MFS transporter — protein MTDTPLTDALAGRGRLLGFSHGYWLLNVIEMFERLAYYLVRSVVAIYIMQADDPHGLHFTAADKGTIYALWFAFQSILPTFTGGFADRYGYKRSLFFAITLNVLGYCLMATQTSFLGFTFGVVVLATGTAFFKPSLQGSLAQNLDRTNSSLGWGIFYWVVNVGAAIGPMLANFIRHDYSWQALFFTAAAVMSLNYLMLFTFKDFASGSDKTASPLQVLTRTLRTLGDWRLATWLAIMSCFWLMMYTLWDLHPNFLTDWNDSGGTAAFFRSSPLFPDKWAIETDRGLQVPQEILLNLNALLIVLLMIPVSWLVRKMRTLESMVIGMGMATIGVLVAGLTNLGSVFLLGVMGFSFGEMLTGPKKNEYLALIAPVDKKGLYLGFVNIPVGVGGLVGSKLQGYFYGNFGEKAVLAQKYLAEHAPGGGSWDGKLGSLDAAAGVARTEAFVKLQQVTGLDAAAATSLLWETYDPHLKVWLPFAGIGVVAIIALVFFARAARKWADMDA, from the coding sequence ATGACCGACACCCCGCTGACCGACGCGCTCGCCGGCCGCGGCCGCCTGTTGGGATTCTCCCACGGCTACTGGCTGCTCAACGTGATCGAGATGTTCGAACGGCTGGCCTACTACCTGGTCCGTTCGGTGGTGGCCATCTACATCATGCAGGCCGACGACCCGCACGGCCTGCATTTCACGGCCGCCGACAAGGGCACCATCTACGCGCTGTGGTTCGCCTTCCAGTCGATATTGCCCACCTTCACGGGCGGTTTCGCCGACCGCTACGGGTACAAGCGGAGCCTGTTCTTCGCGATCACCCTCAATGTGCTGGGCTACTGCCTGATGGCCACGCAGACCAGCTTCCTGGGCTTCACCTTCGGCGTGGTGGTGCTGGCCACGGGTACCGCGTTCTTCAAGCCGTCGCTGCAGGGAAGCCTGGCGCAGAACCTGGACCGCACGAACTCGTCGCTGGGTTGGGGCATCTTCTACTGGGTGGTCAACGTGGGCGCGGCGATCGGGCCGATGCTCGCCAACTTCATCCGCCACGACTACTCGTGGCAGGCGCTGTTCTTCACCGCGGCCGCGGTGATGTCCCTGAACTACCTGATGCTGTTCACGTTCAAGGATTTCGCCAGCGGCTCCGACAAGACGGCGAGCCCGCTGCAGGTGCTCACGCGCACGCTCCGCACCCTCGGCGACTGGCGCCTGGCCACGTGGCTGGCCATCATGAGCTGCTTCTGGCTGATGATGTACACCCTCTGGGACCTGCACCCGAACTTCCTGACCGACTGGAACGACTCGGGTGGAACGGCCGCCTTCTTCCGGAGTTCACCGCTGTTTCCGGACAAGTGGGCCATCGAGACCGATCGCGGCCTGCAGGTGCCGCAGGAGATCCTGCTGAACCTGAACGCTCTGTTGATCGTGCTGCTGATGATCCCGGTGTCGTGGCTCGTGCGCAAGATGCGCACGCTCGAGTCGATGGTCATCGGCATGGGCATGGCCACCATCGGCGTGCTGGTGGCCGGGTTGACCAACCTGGGCTCGGTGTTCCTGCTCGGCGTCATGGGCTTCTCGTTCGGCGAGATGCTCACCGGCCCGAAGAAGAACGAGTACCTGGCGCTGATCGCCCCCGTGGACAAGAAGGGCCTGTACCTGGGCTTCGTGAACATTCCCGTCGGCGTGGGCGGGCTGGTGGGCTCCAAGCTGCAGGGCTACTTCTACGGCAACTTCGGCGAGAAGGCGGTGCTCGCGCAGAAATACCTGGCCGAGCACGCGCCGGGCGGCGGCAGCTGGGACGGCAAATTGGGCAGCCTCGATGCCGCGGCCGGAGTCGCGCGCACCGAGGCCTTCGTGAAGCTGCAGCAGGTGACGGGGCTGGACGCCGCGGCGGCCACGTCGCTGCTCTGGGAGACCTACGACCCGCACCTGAAGGTGTGGCTGCCGTTCGCGGGCATCGGCGTGGTGGCGATCATTGCGCTGGTCTTCTTCGCGCGCGCGGCCCGCAAGTGGGCGGACATGGATGCGTAG
- a CDS encoding FIST C-terminal domain-containing protein has translation MTGVGISYGNDADAYSLGRDTAAAALRAGGLGQADLLAAFCSGHSDAHRFHAGLRSVVGGATPIIGGSSLGVITNEALSYQGHPAAVAAIRSDKVAFRVAAAGGLDVDEVAAGRTLARGLARSKADKALYVLYDSIRTPAGQPGPPVLNASAPLLAGIEELLPGDVPILGAGLLGEYGFGSTWQFDGRGVVSQHVVACLISGDCSVDHTIMHGCIPLDGVYRRITRMQGDVVHELDGRPLPEIIDELFGNRDWRGERPVIMNLTLGINCGERFGPPRESQYVNRLLTGVTPDGDGVGMFEADLAVGQEVQFMVRDNRMMLQSVRENAPALVARARAGGRRPFLALYISCGGRTAAQSRTDQEEAAEVQRVTREAGIPLLGIWSGVEIAPLLGRSRGLDWTGVLVVLSEGG, from the coding sequence ATGACCGGTGTGGGAATTTCCTACGGAAACGATGCCGACGCCTACTCGCTCGGCCGCGACACCGCCGCTGCGGCCCTGCGCGCCGGCGGGCTGGGGCAGGCCGACCTCCTGGCCGCCTTCTGCTCGGGCCACAGTGATGCCCACCGGTTCCACGCCGGGCTGCGCTCCGTGGTCGGCGGGGCCACGCCGATCATCGGCGGCTCCAGCCTCGGCGTGATCACGAACGAAGCACTCTCCTACCAGGGCCACCCGGCGGCGGTTGCCGCCATCCGTTCCGACAAGGTGGCCTTCAGGGTCGCCGCTGCCGGCGGCCTCGACGTCGACGAGGTTGCTGCCGGGCGCACCCTGGCGAGAGGCCTGGCCCGGTCGAAGGCGGACAAGGCACTCTATGTCCTCTACGACTCGATCCGCACGCCGGCCGGCCAGCCGGGGCCGCCGGTGCTCAACGCCTCGGCTCCCCTGCTTGCCGGCATCGAGGAATTGCTCCCCGGAGACGTGCCGATCCTCGGCGCCGGGCTCCTGGGCGAGTACGGCTTCGGCTCGACCTGGCAGTTCGACGGCCGGGGCGTCGTCTCCCAGCACGTGGTGGCCTGCCTGATCAGCGGTGACTGCAGCGTCGATCACACGATCATGCACGGCTGCATCCCGCTCGACGGCGTCTACCGGCGCATCACGCGCATGCAGGGCGACGTTGTCCACGAACTGGACGGCCGTCCGCTCCCGGAGATCATCGACGAACTGTTCGGGAACCGGGACTGGCGCGGCGAACGTCCCGTGATCATGAACCTCACGCTGGGCATCAACTGCGGCGAACGGTTCGGTCCACCCCGGGAGAGCCAGTACGTCAATCGCCTGCTGACCGGCGTGACGCCGGACGGCGACGGCGTCGGCATGTTCGAGGCCGACCTGGCCGTGGGCCAGGAAGTGCAGTTCATGGTCCGCGACAACCGCATGATGCTGCAGTCCGTGCGCGAGAACGCGCCGGCACTCGTGGCGCGGGCGCGTGCCGGGGGACGACGGCCGTTCCTGGCGCTGTACATCAGCTGCGGTGGCCGCACGGCCGCGCAGTCGCGGACGGACCAGGAGGAAGCTGCCGAGGTCCAGCGGGTGACGCGCGAGGCCGGCATCCCGCTCCTGGGCATCTGGTCCGGCGTCGAGATCGCGCCGCTTCTGGGTCGCAGCCGCGGCCTGGACTGGACGGGCGTCCTGGTCGTCCTCTCGGAAGGAGGGTGA
- a CDS encoding DUF4114 domain-containing protein has product MRHRFARFPSLALVVGAALLACPTIVGAVDITFGTSWDNVPLQQILDTRYGVGVINVATDYEGHNPGDADPAYWQDLGLNGLIVREIAGFSNRNTLGWYEESLAGAPVIDGSDDGIVFDGPLSAGATASISFPNGMTRFGFYLNPNGTLDGGAHAPEPELFFTNRFYNDKGTNGVAATHAPFNGDPQCLVFNITHLSGGVPTYVLAWEDLDYGTSIAPSYNWSKTDNDFNDLVIEIQAMSPVGVETQTWGSVKALFRQ; this is encoded by the coding sequence ATGCGGCACCGATTCGCCCGTTTCCCGTCGCTGGCCCTGGTCGTCGGCGCAGCCCTGCTGGCCTGCCCGACCATCGTCGGCGCCGTGGACATCACATTCGGCACTTCGTGGGACAATGTCCCGTTGCAGCAGATCCTGGATACGCGGTACGGCGTCGGCGTCATCAACGTCGCCACCGACTACGAAGGCCATAATCCCGGCGATGCCGATCCCGCCTACTGGCAGGATCTCGGCCTGAACGGGCTCATCGTCCGCGAGATCGCGGGCTTCTCGAACCGCAACACGCTGGGCTGGTACGAGGAGTCGCTGGCGGGCGCCCCGGTCATCGACGGCAGCGATGACGGCATCGTCTTCGATGGTCCGCTCAGCGCCGGCGCCACGGCGTCGATCTCGTTCCCGAACGGCATGACCCGCTTCGGCTTCTACCTGAACCCGAACGGGACGCTGGACGGCGGCGCGCACGCGCCGGAGCCGGAGCTGTTCTTCACGAACCGCTTCTACAACGACAAGGGCACCAATGGCGTGGCCGCCACGCACGCGCCCTTCAACGGCGACCCGCAGTGCCTGGTGTTCAACATCACGCACCTGTCGGGTGGCGTGCCCACGTATGTGCTTGCCTGGGAAGATCTCGACTACGGGACGAGCATTGCGCCGTCATACAACTGGTCGAAGACCGACAACGATTTCAACGATCTCGTCATCGAGATCCAGGCCATGTCGCCGGTGGGCGTGGAGACGCAGACCTGGGGCTCGGTGAAGGCCCTGTTCCGGCAATAG
- a CDS encoding type IV toxin-antitoxin system AbiEi family antitoxin has product MARKPAMSGWVDQLQGLGSYTFTASLAESETGRSFVAVQTALRRLKEQRKIVSPRRGFYVVVPPEYRATGSPPASWFIDDLMRHLEQPYYVGLLSAAAIHGASHQQPMAFQVVTNQPTREMRAGKVTIRFSMNSKVERMPTTEIQTETGTMRVATPETTAFDLVRYQAAAGHLDNIATVLAELAERIDARALVGIAHLVKLPDVQRLGYLLDAVGEADVAAPMAEWLKAWNPRAIPLLPGQPARAGTDERWHVRPNAELEIDL; this is encoded by the coding sequence ATGGCCAGAAAACCCGCCATGTCGGGCTGGGTGGATCAGCTTCAAGGTCTTGGCAGCTACACCTTTACCGCTTCCCTGGCCGAATCCGAGACCGGCCGTTCATTCGTTGCGGTTCAGACGGCCCTGCGCAGGCTCAAGGAGCAACGGAAGATCGTGTCCCCCCGTCGCGGGTTCTACGTCGTCGTGCCTCCGGAATATCGGGCGACGGGGTCGCCGCCGGCGAGCTGGTTCATCGACGATCTCATGCGCCACCTCGAGCAGCCCTACTACGTGGGGCTGCTCAGCGCCGCGGCGATCCACGGCGCCTCCCATCAGCAACCCATGGCCTTCCAGGTCGTGACGAACCAGCCCACGCGCGAGATGCGCGCCGGCAAGGTCACCATCCGATTCTCGATGAACAGCAAGGTCGAGCGGATGCCGACGACCGAGATCCAGACCGAAACGGGCACGATGCGTGTCGCCACTCCCGAGACCACGGCGTTCGACCTGGTCCGGTACCAGGCTGCGGCAGGGCATCTGGACAACATTGCCACAGTTCTTGCGGAGTTGGCGGAGCGCATCGACGCGCGGGCGCTGGTCGGCATCGCGCATCTGGTGAAGCTTCCGGACGTCCAGCGCCTGGGCTACCTGCTCGACGCGGTCGGTGAAGCCGACGTCGCCGCTCCGATGGCGGAATGGCTCAAGGCCTGGAACCCCCGCGCGATCCCGCTGCTCCCCGGGCAGCCGGCGCGCGCCGGGACCGATGAACGATGGCACGTCCGACCCAATGCCGAACTGGAGATCGACCTTTGA
- a CDS encoding PAS domain S-box protein, with product MAESADQVPGMVEKSTHVESERDYYRGVAECLGRKALTDAQDFTRLIDDLRATEAELRRGREDLERQVAARTADLTRSNSELAEITSRYDELVRRIPNGVYTLRMRADGRPTFEYLSPRACLMLGYDHDAVLADADLGFAGIHPDDLDDLYRANEAATQAGDPLSWEGRFVVDGSIRWIRLDASQTVVPGGDVLWNGVVSDVTDRRLAQDELRDREHLYRLLNELAPNAITVSDLEGRIRMANRAALQLFGEDEDAELVGRSVFEWVAPESRELAQAKLLELFTVSRFQGLEFGFLRRDGSRFDGEADVSLVRDEQGRPRMVIIVASDLTQRRRLEGERLRLQKLEAIGTLAGGLAHDFNNLLQGVFGYISLARMKLEDPAAAAAMLAQAERASGQAVSLTSQLLTFAKGGKPQKKRLSLPAVVEGATHFALSGTSTVCALDAPAGLWDADADEGQIVQVVQNIVMNASQAMQQAGVVRIELANLELPGGSDAALPAGGRFVVVRIADAGVGIAPSYLPRIFDPYFTTKQSGSGLGLATTWSIVKRHGGSIRVASEPGRGTTFEVLLPAAAAEAGPMTSEPSAGKAAPGQRRLRVLVMDDEELIRSVAGAMIGSLGHTVDEAVDGREAVDLVERAIAAGQPYDIVVLDLTVRGGMGGDEAIGLIRALAPGIRAVVSSGYSDSAVVAEFRAHGFDAFLNKPYTLEALREVLVVPPAH from the coding sequence GTGGCGGAATCGGCAGATCAGGTCCCGGGGATGGTCGAAAAGTCGACGCATGTCGAGTCCGAGCGCGACTACTATCGCGGCGTGGCCGAGTGTCTCGGCCGCAAGGCGTTGACCGACGCGCAGGACTTCACCCGCCTGATCGACGACCTTCGCGCGACCGAAGCCGAGCTGCGTCGCGGGCGTGAAGATCTGGAGCGCCAGGTCGCCGCGCGCACGGCCGACCTGACGCGCAGCAACAGCGAACTCGCCGAGATAACCTCCCGCTACGACGAGCTGGTGCGCCGCATTCCCAACGGCGTCTACACGCTGCGCATGCGAGCCGACGGCCGCCCGACCTTCGAGTACCTGAGTCCGCGGGCCTGCCTGATGCTCGGCTATGATCATGACGCGGTATTGGCCGATGCGGACCTGGGTTTCGCGGGGATCCATCCCGACGACCTCGACGATCTGTACCGCGCCAACGAGGCGGCCACGCAGGCCGGCGATCCCCTGAGCTGGGAAGGCCGTTTCGTCGTCGACGGCTCGATCCGCTGGATACGTCTCGATGCCAGCCAGACCGTCGTACCCGGCGGCGACGTACTGTGGAACGGCGTGGTCAGCGACGTGACCGACCGTCGCCTGGCCCAGGACGAGCTGCGCGATCGCGAGCATCTCTACCGCCTGCTCAATGAACTGGCGCCCAACGCCATCACCGTGTCCGACCTCGAGGGCCGTATCCGGATGGCCAACAGGGCGGCGCTGCAACTGTTCGGCGAGGATGAGGACGCCGAACTTGTCGGTCGCAGCGTCTTCGAGTGGGTGGCCCCGGAAAGCCGCGAACTGGCGCAGGCGAAGCTCCTGGAACTGTTCACCGTCTCGCGCTTCCAGGGCCTCGAATTCGGGTTCCTCCGCCGCGACGGCAGCCGGTTCGACGGCGAAGCCGACGTCTCCCTGGTCCGCGACGAGCAGGGTCGTCCACGCATGGTCATCATCGTCGCCAGCGACCTGACCCAGCGGCGCCGTCTCGAGGGCGAGCGGCTGCGCCTGCAGAAGCTCGAAGCCATCGGCACGCTGGCCGGCGGCCTGGCGCACGACTTCAACAACCTGCTGCAGGGTGTGTTCGGCTACATCTCCCTGGCGCGGATGAAGCTCGAGGATCCGGCGGCCGCGGCGGCGATGCTCGCCCAGGCCGAGAGGGCCAGCGGCCAGGCGGTCAGCCTGACCTCGCAGCTGCTCACCTTCGCCAAGGGCGGGAAGCCGCAGAAGAAACGCCTGTCGCTGCCGGCGGTGGTCGAGGGCGCCACGCACTTCGCCCTGAGCGGCACCTCGACCGTCTGCGCCCTCGATGCCCCGGCCGGCCTGTGGGACGCCGATGCCGACGAGGGCCAGATCGTGCAGGTCGTCCAGAACATCGTCATGAACGCGAGCCAGGCCATGCAGCAGGCGGGAGTCGTGCGCATCGAACTGGCCAACCTCGAGCTGCCGGGCGGGAGTGATGCGGCCCTGCCCGCCGGCGGGCGGTTCGTGGTCGTGCGCATCGCCGATGCGGGCGTCGGCATCGCGCCTTCGTACCTGCCGCGCATCTTCGACCCCTACTTCACCACGAAGCAGAGCGGCAGCGGCCTGGGCCTGGCCACCACGTGGTCCATCGTCAAGCGCCACGGCGGTTCCATCCGGGTTGCCTCGGAGCCTGGTCGGGGAACCACGTTCGAGGTCCTCCTGCCGGCCGCCGCTGCCGAAGCTGGCCCGATGACGTCTGAACCGTCGGCGGGCAAGGCGGCGCCGGGCCAGCGCCGCCTCCGCGTGCTGGTGATGGACGACGAGGAACTCATCCGCTCGGTGGCCGGGGCCATGATCGGCTCGCTCGGCCACACCGTGGACGAGGCCGTCGACGGCCGTGAAGCGGTGGACCTGGTCGAAAGGGCGATCGCCGCCGGTCAGCCCTATGATATAGTGGTTCTCGACCTGACCGTGCGCGGCGGCATGGGCGGCGACGAGGCCATCGGCCTCATCCGCGCCCTGGCCCCGGGCATCCGGGCTGTCGTCTCGAGCGGTTACTCGGACAGCGCCGTCGTGGCGGAGTTCCGGGCGCACGGCTTCGACGCCTTCCTGAACAAGCCCTACACGCTCGAGGCGCTCCGCGAGGTCCTCGTCGTGCCACCAGCCCACTGA
- a CDS encoding SpoIIE family protein phosphatase: MNRQQLILAGRVGDQEVRFELSEGKHVLGRAADCDVVLPESSVSRRHAELEYASGRVRVRDLGSHNGTQVNGATCEGWRDVGPGDQLTLGRATFALGGNLDSQALMTIVGDRQSAGVAITWQEATGRDSGTRQTARRAGKRAELFTVLAEAGSLLVTPGTPEELFEPILDLVDAAVMPERALIALLDEGTGEPQVRASRVRGGGQASNLMLSRTVINRVLGERVSFLIEDAQQDVAFQAQMSIVSQGVRTAIAAPLFDNENVIGLLYADSADSHDRYTTDELKAFTLLANCVAVALTHARYHTMEAEKQRLEGELGAARRIMSTLLPDRAPDIAGWELVPHLVSCTEVGGDLYDVFALPDGRVMVVVGDVAGKGLGAALLVSSLRPLLRGLSGPCSDPAKLVERLDAVLYPVTEPVRYATLFVGVLDPATGQLEYVNAGHNPPYLVRAGGAIEILAPTGMPVALVGEGTWTARSLTMDPGDLLALFTDGIPEAWNEAEDEYGDARLLQVLKDTRERGADSVRDAVLADLTEFVGDASASDDVTLVLVRRLP; this comes from the coding sequence ATGAATCGTCAACAACTCATCCTGGCCGGCCGGGTCGGCGACCAGGAGGTCCGCTTCGAGCTGAGTGAGGGCAAGCACGTGCTCGGCCGCGCCGCCGACTGTGATGTCGTGCTGCCCGAGTCGTCCGTGTCGCGCCGCCATGCCGAGCTGGAGTACGCCAGCGGCCGCGTCCGCGTGCGCGACCTGGGCAGCCACAACGGCACCCAGGTGAACGGCGCCACCTGCGAAGGCTGGCGCGACGTGGGCCCCGGCGACCAGCTCACGCTGGGCCGGGCCACCTTCGCGCTGGGCGGCAACCTCGACTCGCAGGCGCTGATGACCATCGTCGGCGACCGCCAGTCGGCCGGCGTGGCCATCACCTGGCAGGAAGCGACCGGGCGCGACAGCGGTACGCGACAGACCGCCCGACGGGCCGGCAAGCGCGCCGAACTGTTCACGGTCCTGGCCGAAGCCGGGAGCCTGCTCGTCACGCCGGGTACGCCGGAAGAGCTGTTCGAGCCGATCCTCGACCTGGTCGATGCCGCCGTGATGCCGGAGCGCGCCCTCATCGCGCTGCTGGACGAAGGCACGGGCGAACCCCAGGTGCGCGCCTCGCGCGTGCGTGGCGGCGGCCAGGCATCGAACCTCATGCTCAGCCGCACCGTCATCAACCGTGTGCTCGGCGAGCGGGTGTCGTTCCTCATCGAGGACGCACAGCAGGACGTCGCCTTCCAGGCGCAGATGAGCATCGTCAGCCAGGGTGTGCGCACGGCCATCGCGGCACCCCTGTTCGACAACGAGAACGTCATCGGCCTGCTCTATGCCGACTCGGCCGACTCGCACGACCGCTACACCACCGACGAGCTGAAGGCCTTCACGCTGCTGGCCAACTGCGTGGCCGTGGCGCTGACGCACGCGCGCTACCACACGATGGAAGCCGAGAAGCAGCGACTGGAAGGCGAACTGGGCGCGGCGCGGCGCATCATGAGCACGCTGTTGCCCGACCGGGCTCCGGACATCGCGGGCTGGGAACTGGTGCCGCACCTGGTCTCGTGCACCGAGGTGGGCGGCGACCTCTACGACGTGTTCGCGCTGCCGGACGGCAGGGTGATGGTGGTCGTGGGCGACGTGGCGGGCAAGGGGCTCGGCGCGGCGCTGCTGGTCTCGTCGCTGCGGCCGCTGCTGCGGGGCCTGTCCGGTCCGTGTTCAGACCCGGCGAAGCTGGTCGAGCGCCTCGACGCGGTGCTGTACCCGGTCACCGAGCCCGTGCGGTACGCGACGCTCTTCGTGGGCGTGCTGGACCCGGCAACCGGCCAGCTCGAGTACGTCAACGCCGGGCACAATCCGCCCTACCTGGTGCGGGCCGGCGGCGCGATCGAGATCCTGGCCCCGACCGGCATGCCGGTCGCGCTGGTCGGCGAGGGCACCTGGACGGCGCGATCGCTGACCATGGACCCGGGCGACCTGCTGGCGTTGTTCACGGACGGGATTCCCGAGGCCTGGAACGAGGCCGAGGACGAATACGGCGACGCGCGGCTGCTGCAGGTGCTCAAGGACACGCGCGAACGCGGCGCCGACAGTGTGCGCGACGCGGTGCTGGCCGACCTCACGGAGTTCGTGGGGGACGCGTCGGCCAGCGACGACGTCACGCTGGTGCTGGTGCGCAGGCTGCCGTAG
- a CDS encoding DUF4070 domain-containing protein, with translation MNILLVEPRTPETFWSLRHALRFVGKRAANPPLGLLTMAGLLPRDWSCRLVDRNTTDLPDADLAWADFVMVSAMEIHRGEVTELARRCRTLGRPLIGGGPLFMPEPDASLGVPHVVVGEAEELAAGLVADLRAGTLRPLYQAPRFPDLSLTPLPRWDLLDLRLYATMSVQSCRGCPFDCEFCDVVALNGRRPRVKSPAQFIAELEALRVLGWQGPVFVVDDNFIGDPRRSRELLLAIIDWRARTRTRMTFLTEASVNMAAEPELLDLIVTAGFKKVFLGLETPSAASLRECRKLQNLRGDLAGSVATIQAAGLEVMGGFIVGFDSDEPDIFQRQYEFIQKAGVVTAMVGLLQAMPRSRLYQRLAGEGRLRTESHGDNTSVVFNFEPRLDREFLIDNYRRLMCRLYEPGAYYDRIRIFLDAHRMRGPRTPVSWPDVGAGFRSAWVMGIAHRGRRAYWRFVLSTLTRHPDQFGVAMTLAIMGHHFRRVAAEL, from the coding sequence ATGAACATCCTCCTGGTGGAACCCCGTACTCCCGAGACTTTCTGGAGCCTGCGCCACGCGCTGCGTTTTGTCGGCAAGCGCGCCGCCAATCCGCCGCTGGGCCTGCTCACGATGGCGGGCCTGCTGCCCCGCGACTGGTCCTGTCGCCTCGTCGACCGCAACACCACCGACCTGCCCGACGCCGACCTGGCCTGGGCCGACTTCGTGATGGTCAGCGCGATGGAGATCCACCGCGGCGAGGTGACGGAACTGGCCCGGCGTTGCCGTACCCTGGGCCGGCCGTTGATCGGCGGCGGCCCGCTGTTCATGCCCGAGCCCGACGCCTCGCTCGGCGTCCCGCACGTGGTCGTGGGCGAGGCGGAGGAACTCGCGGCCGGACTGGTCGCCGACCTGCGCGCCGGCACGCTGCGCCCCCTGTACCAGGCCCCGCGATTCCCCGATCTCTCGCTGACGCCGCTGCCCCGCTGGGACCTGCTCGACCTGCGCCTCTACGCGACGATGTCGGTGCAGTCGTGCCGCGGCTGCCCGTTCGACTGCGAGTTCTGCGATGTGGTCGCCCTCAACGGGCGCCGGCCGCGCGTGAAGTCGCCGGCGCAGTTCATCGCCGAACTGGAGGCGCTGCGCGTCCTGGGCTGGCAGGGCCCGGTCTTCGTGGTCGACGACAACTTCATCGGCGATCCCCGGCGCAGTCGCGAACTGCTGCTGGCGATCATCGACTGGCGTGCGCGCACGCGCACACGCATGACCTTCCTGACCGAGGCCTCGGTCAACATGGCGGCCGAGCCCGAGCTTCTCGACCTGATCGTCACCGCCGGCTTCAAGAAGGTGTTCCTGGGCCTGGAAACGCCCAGCGCCGCGAGCCTGCGCGAATGCCGCAAGCTGCAGAACCTGCGCGGCGACCTGGCCGGGAGCGTGGCGACGATCCAGGCCGCCGGCCTCGAGGTGATGGGCGGCTTCATCGTCGGCTTCGACAGCGACGAACCCGACATCTTCCAGCGACAGTACGAGTTCATCCAGAAGGCCGGCGTGGTGACGGCGATGGTCGGCCTGCTGCAGGCCATGCCGCGCAGCCGCCTCTACCAGCGCCTGGCCGGCGAGGGCCGGCTGCGCACCGAGAGCCACGGCGACAACACGAGTGTCGTGTTCAACTTCGAACCGCGGCTGGACCGCGAGTTCCTGATCGACAACTACCGCCGCCTGATGTGCCGCCTCTACGAGCCCGGCGCTTACTACGACCGCATCCGCATCTTCCTCGATGCCCATCGCATGCGTGGCCCGCGTACCCCCGTGTCCTGGCCCGACGTGGGCGCCGGCTTCCGGTCGGCGTGGGTCATGGGCATCGCGCACCGCGGTCGCCGCGCCTACTGGCGCTTCGTGCTGTCCACGCTCACCCGGCACCCCGACCAGTTCGGCGTGGCGATGACGCTCGCCATCATGGGGCACCATTTCCGGCGGGTGGCGGCGGAGCTCTAG